A window from Verrucomicrobiota bacterium encodes these proteins:
- a CDS encoding polysaccharide deacetylase family protein yields MSTSKAIMRKSLFLFIPVLASVLLWTACSKKTEPGTVQNPEKPAVNESSSIPSGSPTNTFEQIATNNVADSSVEEKLSAPAVTNSVSTNNTFHLMDRWQPDIPPNDISGAPVFITNRFASTITSSPNIKIEKFRDMWAKGASIEQAESLVIEQTNRMNPSIPKEEIKTPAGTSGAKTAEDQEKELLEKMKNPDMTLAMIPKMATQGETSISETMKARSDAKPTITILCYHQFDSAGPYSMKTEEFRQNLQEIKARGFTVIPMSHVVEYYHGKRDQLPEKSLVITIDDGYRSVYLHAYPLLKEYGFPWVFYIYSDFVNSGAGSVTWEQLKEMSKNGMELGSHSKSHPFLPKKGGKNQEQYDAWLDAEIVQSRKVIEEKTGVPVQTFAYPYGAFDKYVRAKTIQAGYEGIVTVVHANNFTHSDPMELNRFVMTKGYSITQALNAADKNLALPLANLEPSLGSHLPTAPQIISATLPSGYTTNATNISMTIGGNNINGFNYDPATQTLTLTNLPPGLKDKVILKVTAKNDQTGQKQTGTWYFNVLAQNPASVKPAEPVGASPESPPTTPHQQ; encoded by the coding sequence TTGAGCACGTCGAAAGCCATTATGCGTAAGTCGCTTTTTTTATTCATTCCAGTCTTGGCCAGCGTACTTTTATGGACGGCTTGTTCAAAAAAGACTGAGCCCGGAACGGTTCAAAATCCGGAAAAACCAGCCGTGAACGAATCCTCCTCGATTCCATCTGGGTCACCCACAAATACTTTCGAGCAAATTGCGACGAATAATGTGGCCGATTCCTCGGTAGAGGAAAAACTCTCTGCACCTGCGGTTACAAATAGCGTTTCGACAAATAACACATTCCACCTCATGGATCGCTGGCAACCTGACATCCCCCCTAATGATATTTCGGGTGCACCCGTATTTATCACAAATCGTTTTGCCAGCACCATTACCTCCAGCCCAAATATTAAAATCGAGAAGTTCAGGGACATGTGGGCAAAAGGGGCCTCCATTGAACAAGCCGAATCACTGGTTATCGAACAAACCAATAGAATGAACCCCTCAATCCCGAAAGAGGAGATCAAGACCCCGGCAGGAACCTCTGGGGCAAAAACAGCCGAGGATCAGGAAAAAGAACTCCTTGAGAAAATGAAAAACCCGGACATGACACTGGCGATGATTCCAAAAATGGCCACTCAAGGCGAGACTTCAATCTCCGAAACGATGAAAGCCCGTAGTGATGCAAAGCCCACGATCACCATCCTCTGCTACCATCAATTTGACAGTGCCGGACCCTACTCGATGAAAACCGAGGAATTCCGCCAAAACCTACAGGAGATCAAAGCCCGGGGATTTACGGTTATTCCTATGTCCCACGTGGTTGAATACTATCATGGCAAAAGGGATCAACTCCCTGAAAAATCCTTGGTCATCACGATTGATGACGGCTACCGCTCTGTTTACCTGCATGCTTATCCCCTCTTAAAAGAGTACGGATTTCCTTGGGTTTTTTATATTTATTCCGATTTTGTGAATAGTGGAGCTGGCTCTGTCACTTGGGAGCAACTCAAGGAAATGTCAAAAAACGGTATGGAACTCGGCAGCCACTCGAAAAGCCACCCTTTCTTACCTAAAAAAGGAGGCAAAAACCAAGAGCAATACGACGCATGGTTGGATGCCGAAATCGTCCAATCCCGGAAAGTCATCGAGGAAAAAACCGGGGTGCCGGTCCAAACATTTGCTTATCCCTACGGGGCCTTTGACAAATATGTGCGCGCAAAAACCATCCAAGCCGGTTATGAAGGCATCGTGACTGTCGTCCACGCCAATAATTTCACCCATTCTGACCCGATGGAGCTGAACCGTTTTGTGATGACTAAAGGTTATTCGATCACCCAGGCATTAAATGCCGCTGATAAAAACTTAGCCTTGCCATTGGCCAATCTTGAACCCTCCTTGGGGAGTCATCTACCCACTGCCCCCCAAATCATATCGGCCACGCTGCCCAGTGGATATACGACAAATGCCACCAATATCTCGATGACCATCGGGGGAAATAATATTAACGGATTCAACTACGATCCTGCGACCCAGACACTCACCCTGACTAATCTACCCCCGGGACTCAAAGACAAAGTCATCCTTAAAGTGACAGCTAAAAACGACCAGACCGGCCAAAAACAGACCGGCACTTGGTATTTTAATGTCCTCGCCCAAAATCCAGCATCTGTCAAACCAGCCGAACCCGTAGGAGCCAGCCCTGAAAGCCCTCCTACCACTCCCCACCAGCAATGA
- a CDS encoding serine protease, producing MTELFGSAVLQQKIIDQFNKSATILNQQTYQDFEQIASQTTDDQALVAHRMSGYLEEALKLQSESKKSIIPSRLQGLFWYCYRAGQYDITSGIYKILTTRYPEQSLPADLSRAAADSSKRIASSKALIPQIAGAQKSGNLGLMRSLIEQAEQINPNSPEIMAWREKLFSSTATAQNILNEMQQAYNDQNYAVLPSLLEKMKAESTKTPGTDSFVTEAAGLIALSNKNLKSADSLVQKALEAQNKGFTIDAAQMASEALKLSKQNAQANDLLNQWGQQLRAFQEIEAQIKDCLNKNDYAGACSLYKELSTTPSSQSSEFIKKHKEYESISHEQIDQVKAIAILLDQGRFAEVLPGIKKWAPVVQKKEVGVTVGRELEKQKKYELAMKYYELSEDTYMINRARDLVAKESSKFDAKSLLDRYKKSILKISTVTNETTGAAKMGTGFMISANGYILTNWHVIDGGKKISVIIDKDQQQFKATLIPEGSSKEHDIALLKVDGLQGEPLRFGNSDAVEIGDKVFTIGNPLLTTNVITEGTLSSRQTGIEGFKNTLILVAGIPADHGNSGGPIFNEFGEVIGILMGGAEDTRISLGIDIRNISEKIAPYIRQ from the coding sequence GTGACTGAGCTTTTCGGCTCAGCCGTACTCCAACAAAAGATCATCGACCAGTTCAATAAATCAGCGACCATCCTCAACCAACAAACTTACCAGGACTTCGAGCAAATTGCTTCACAGACAACAGACGATCAAGCCCTTGTCGCACACCGGATGTCTGGATATCTGGAGGAAGCCCTCAAACTCCAGTCTGAATCCAAAAAATCCATCATTCCCTCAAGGCTCCAAGGGCTTTTCTGGTATTGTTACCGGGCGGGCCAATACGACATCACCTCAGGCATTTATAAAATACTGACAACACGTTATCCTGAACAATCTTTACCCGCCGATCTCAGCCGTGCGGCTGCGGATTCGAGTAAAAGAATCGCCTCCTCAAAAGCCCTGATCCCCCAGATCGCCGGGGCTCAAAAATCTGGAAATCTCGGGCTCATGCGTTCCCTTATTGAGCAAGCCGAACAGATCAATCCTAATTCACCAGAAATCATGGCTTGGCGGGAAAAACTCTTCAGTTCAACAGCGACCGCCCAAAATATCCTGAATGAAATGCAACAAGCCTACAATGACCAGAATTATGCCGTATTACCCTCCTTATTGGAAAAAATGAAAGCCGAAAGCACTAAAACCCCCGGAACCGATTCTTTTGTAACAGAGGCCGCCGGACTTATCGCTTTATCGAATAAAAATCTCAAATCAGCGGACTCTCTCGTTCAAAAAGCTCTAGAGGCACAGAATAAGGGGTTCACCATCGACGCTGCCCAGATGGCATCAGAAGCATTAAAACTCTCAAAACAAAATGCCCAAGCAAACGATCTCCTTAATCAATGGGGGCAACAACTCCGAGCCTTTCAGGAAATTGAAGCCCAGATCAAAGACTGCTTAAATAAAAATGATTATGCGGGGGCATGCAGTCTCTATAAGGAACTCTCCACCACCCCCTCCTCACAATCCTCTGAATTCATCAAAAAACACAAAGAATATGAAAGTATATCCCATGAACAAATCGATCAGGTTAAGGCAATTGCCATCCTGCTGGATCAAGGTCGTTTTGCCGAAGTCCTGCCCGGTATTAAAAAATGGGCTCCTGTCGTACAGAAAAAAGAAGTGGGCGTGACTGTCGGACGGGAGCTCGAAAAACAAAAAAAATATGAACTGGCCATGAAATATTACGAGCTCAGTGAGGATACTTACATGATTAACCGTGCCCGTGATTTGGTGGCCAAGGAAAGCTCGAAATTCGATGCGAAGTCCCTCTTGGATAGGTACAAAAAAAGCATTCTAAAAATCTCTACGGTCACTAATGAAACCACCGGCGCAGCAAAAATGGGAACAGGCTTCATGATCTCGGCCAACGGATATATCCTGACAAACTGGCATGTCATTGACGGAGGCAAAAAGATCTCGGTCATCATTGATAAGGACCAGCAACAATTTAAGGCAACATTGATTCCAGAAGGTTCCTCCAAAGAACACGATATTGCCCTTCTCAAAGTGGATGGACTACAGGGTGAACCCTTAAGATTTGGTAACTCCGATGCTGTCGAGATTGGCGATAAGGTATTCACCATTGGTAACCCTTTGTTGACAACAAACGTCATTACAGAAGGAACATTATCAAGCAGGCAAACGGGAATTGAAGGTTTTAAAAATACCCTCATCCTCGTGGCCGGCATACCTGCTGATCACGGAAATAGTGGGGGTCCTATATTTAATGAATTTGGTGAAGTCATTGGCATTCTTATGGGCGGAGCGGAAGACACGCGGATCAGCCTGGGAATCGATATTCGTAATATTTCAGAAAAGATCGCCCCCTATATCAGGCAATAA